One segment of Longimicrobiales bacterium DNA contains the following:
- a CDS encoding PD-(D/E)XK nuclease family protein, which yields MNQPLDPARHSLLLCALADEARTRPLDRKLLVCRRHGEGLELLRALASAGVPWVGFEPTTPKRLALDLVPATLTAERVLLDEFDEQTLIDAAMDEVLQRRGATSLYAALAEGIGLRRALTQSVQALRLGGIPPAAVRRHVDDSARAELLALVLEAYDARRRALGALDAADLFAHARAALQEVGRLPAPRVLIVPGQNQRGISGEVLRRMIELGAVVLPDDCVVGLDTPRARLHAEGNAPVTLLSWLHAPAEAPAPAKQLHVYAATSIESELREVLRRIIGSGAHWDEAEIAATDPATYAVALDALARRLEVPVGYAQGLPVSRTLPGRVLAAYVRWVEEDFREDVIRGLIERSEIRPRGDDVPTGPTLARRLRRLRIGRGRGRYLETIRSALRMLAHPPDEEHDRSPEELEQYRDRERRQLLALESLLRPVLEATPQLADVPHAQRRTSPAALAHGAHALLELCRAEHEVDRAARDRMLERLRRIETTLTRETSLRAALATLVEKLDERVPAPETGGRAPWVSSGGRLHFTDIDGAGRSGRRLIFIVGLDAGRFPDVPSTDALLSDGDRRRLARGDGVPALPTAAERVEERRYALAAALARLRGTVSVSYAAWSAAEGRAVAPSAELLQAFRLHTGDATADYDRMQKSLAPHASAVPRGAQLDSSDTWLDALDGDGVLRRGEAVVAGAYPALSRGLRAQEERARDEPNPFHGVLQPRASFDPRFRDVAVSASRLQALGACPHRYLLQHVLRVRAPEDPEATPGRWLDALERGSALHEVFERTLQRAREQGVPRDPLAPTVPEGAVLRDLALRSLQDVLGRLCEEQPPPGPAVLDAERRALEADVRAFVSMLLEEPREWIALEAAFGEDVPVRIDLPGGALRIRGRIDRIDRLPDGSHAVVDYKTGSTYPFRRETGVYFGGRRLQHAFYAAGAESLHGGRVERVEYHFPGVRGENERVVYTRADITSSARLIDHLLLMARRGWFVPTENAGEDCRYCDYANVCRVRVGGDRVESPPAEWSERLFEGDAEALRALRTLREW from the coding sequence GTCGCGGTGCGACGTCGCTGTACGCTGCGCTTGCGGAAGGGATCGGGCTGCGGCGCGCCCTCACCCAGTCCGTGCAGGCCCTCCGGCTGGGTGGCATCCCGCCGGCCGCCGTGCGCCGCCACGTCGACGATTCCGCACGGGCGGAGCTGCTCGCACTTGTGCTCGAGGCGTACGACGCGCGGCGGCGAGCGCTGGGTGCGCTGGACGCAGCCGACCTGTTCGCCCATGCGCGTGCGGCGCTCCAGGAGGTCGGCCGGCTGCCAGCGCCGCGCGTTCTCATCGTGCCCGGCCAGAACCAGCGAGGCATCTCGGGTGAGGTGCTCCGCCGCATGATCGAGCTCGGCGCAGTCGTGCTCCCGGACGACTGCGTAGTCGGTCTCGATACGCCGCGCGCACGGCTGCATGCCGAGGGGAATGCGCCGGTCACCTTGCTGTCATGGCTGCACGCACCGGCGGAGGCGCCCGCGCCTGCGAAGCAGCTGCACGTCTACGCCGCAACCTCGATCGAGAGCGAGCTGCGGGAAGTGCTGCGCCGCATCATCGGGAGCGGCGCGCACTGGGACGAGGCAGAGATCGCAGCCACCGACCCGGCGACGTACGCGGTCGCGCTCGATGCTCTCGCGCGCAGGCTCGAGGTACCGGTGGGCTACGCGCAGGGGCTGCCGGTGTCACGCACGCTGCCGGGTCGTGTGCTCGCCGCATACGTGCGCTGGGTCGAGGAGGACTTCCGCGAGGACGTGATCCGCGGACTGATCGAGCGCAGCGAGATCCGACCCCGCGGTGATGACGTGCCGACCGGCCCTACCCTCGCGCGCCGGCTGCGACGTCTGCGGATCGGGCGCGGGCGCGGCCGCTACCTGGAAACGATCAGGAGCGCGCTCCGCATGCTCGCACACCCACCGGACGAGGAGCACGACCGCTCGCCGGAGGAGCTCGAGCAGTACCGCGACCGCGAACGGCGGCAGCTTCTCGCACTCGAGTCGCTCCTGCGGCCGGTTCTGGAAGCGACTCCGCAGCTTGCGGACGTGCCGCACGCGCAGCGGCGCACGTCGCCCGCCGCACTCGCACACGGTGCGCACGCGCTGCTCGAGCTGTGTCGCGCAGAGCACGAGGTAGATCGCGCGGCGCGCGACAGGATGCTGGAGCGCCTGCGACGCATCGAAACGACACTGACCCGCGAGACATCGTTGCGCGCGGCGCTCGCAACACTCGTGGAGAAGCTCGACGAGCGCGTGCCCGCACCGGAAACCGGTGGCAGGGCACCCTGGGTGAGCTCTGGCGGTCGCCTGCATTTCACCGACATCGACGGCGCGGGACGGTCGGGACGCCGTCTCATTTTCATCGTCGGTCTCGACGCCGGTCGCTTCCCGGACGTCCCGTCCACGGATGCGCTGCTGAGCGACGGCGACCGTCGGCGGCTCGCCCGGGGCGACGGTGTCCCTGCGCTGCCGACCGCCGCGGAGCGTGTCGAGGAGCGCCGCTACGCACTCGCCGCCGCGCTGGCACGGCTGCGCGGCACCGTCTCGGTGAGCTATGCGGCGTGGAGTGCGGCCGAAGGCCGGGCAGTCGCACCATCGGCCGAGCTGCTGCAGGCGTTCCGCCTCCACACGGGTGACGCAACGGCGGACTACGACCGGATGCAGAAGTCGCTTGCACCGCACGCCTCCGCCGTACCACGCGGTGCCCAGCTGGATTCCTCGGACACATGGCTCGACGCGCTCGACGGGGACGGCGTGCTGCGCCGCGGGGAGGCAGTCGTAGCCGGCGCATACCCCGCGTTGTCGCGCGGGCTGCGGGCCCAGGAGGAGCGGGCGCGGGACGAGCCGAATCCGTTTCACGGTGTGCTGCAGCCGCGCGCTTCGTTCGACCCGCGCTTCCGCGATGTCGCGGTCTCTGCCTCCCGACTGCAGGCGCTCGGCGCATGCCCGCATCGCTATCTGCTGCAGCACGTGCTCCGTGTGCGCGCCCCGGAGGACCCGGAAGCAACGCCCGGCCGGTGGCTGGACGCACTCGAGCGAGGCTCGGCCCTGCACGAGGTGTTCGAGCGCACGCTGCAGCGTGCGCGTGAGCAGGGCGTCCCACGCGACCCGCTCGCGCCCACCGTTCCGGAAGGCGCAGTATTGCGCGACCTCGCCCTGCGCTCGCTGCAGGACGTGCTCGGCAGGTTGTGCGAGGAACAGCCGCCCCCCGGTCCCGCAGTGCTCGACGCGGAGCGTCGTGCGCTGGAGGCGGACGTGCGCGCGTTCGTGAGCATGTTGCTGGAAGAGCCGCGCGAGTGGATCGCACTGGAGGCCGCGTTCGGCGAGGACGTGCCGGTGCGCATCGACCTGCCGGGCGGCGCCCTGCGGATCCGTGGCAGGATCGACCGCATCGACCGTCTGCCGGACGGCTCCCACGCCGTCGTCGACTACAAGACCGGCAGCACCTATCCGTTCCGGCGGGAGACCGGTGTGTACTTCGGCGGGCGCAGGCTGCAGCACGCGTTCTACGCGGCGGGTGCGGAGTCGCTGCACGGCGGGCGCGTCGAGCGGGTGGAGTACCACTTCCCGGGAGTGCGCGGCGAGAACGAGCGGGTGGTGTACACGCGCGCCGACATCACCAGCTCGGCCCGCCTGATCGATCACCTGCTGCTGATGGCACGCCGTGGGTGGTTCGTCCCCACGGAGAATGCGGGGGAGGACTGCCGCTACTGCGATTACGCGAACGTGTGTCGCGTCCGGGTCGGTGGCGACAGGGTTGAATCACCACCGGCGGAGTGGAGCGAGCGGCTTTTCGAGGGCGACGCCGAAGCGCTGCGTGCCCTGCGGACACTCCGCGAGTGGTGA